Within the Burkholderia mayonis genome, the region GTGCGTGAGCCGCGCGACGTTCGCCCGCAGCGGCGGCAGCGCGGCCTGCGCGAGCTCGCGCTCGGCGCGCGCCTGCGCGACCTCGAACGACGCGCCGAGACCGCGCCGCTCCGAGCGCTCGGTCAGTCGCCGCGTCGCATCGAGGCTCGCGACGTTGTCGGTCGCGATCTGCAGCCGCGCCTGGCTCGCGCGCAGCTCCGCGTAATCCGACGCGAGCTCGGCGAGCAGGCTCACGAGAATCGCGTGGCGGTCTTCGTCGATCGCCTCGACCTGCGCATCCGCCGATTCGATCGCGCGCCGCGTGCCGCCGAAGATGTCGAGTTCCCACGACGCGTCGAAGCCGAGCCGGTACGTGCGCGATTGCCCGATGCCCGGCGGCCAGTCGAGCGCGCGCGACGAGCGCAGCGCTTCGATGGCGCCGCCCGCGGAGACGGTCGGGCCAAGCCGGCTCGCGATCTGGTCGCGCTCGGCGCGCGCCTGCAGCAGCCGCTGGCGCGCGATCGCGAGATCCTGATTGCCTTCGATCGACTGTGCGATCAGCTTGTCGAGCAGCGGATCGCGGAACGCTCGCCACCAGTCCTGCAATTGCGCGGGATCGGTTTGCACAGCGCCGTCGCCGCGCTCGATCCAGCCGGACGGATGCGACGGCTGCGGCGGCCGGTAGTCGGGGCCGACCGTCGTGCACGCGGTGAGCGCGATCGCGCAGGCGCCGGCTGCGAGCGCGGCGGCGAATCGTGCCGGACGAAAAGGACTGAATCGCATCGCAGCCGCCTACATCAACGTGTGCAGCCAGGACGCGAGCCGGCCGCGCGGCGTCGCGCGGCGACCGGTCTCGCCGATCTCGACGCTGCAGGTCAT harbors:
- a CDS encoding efflux transporter outer membrane subunit, with amino-acid sequence MRFSPFRPARFAAALAAGACAIALTACTTVGPDYRPPQPSHPSGWIERGDGAVQTDPAQLQDWWRAFRDPLLDKLIAQSIEGNQDLAIARQRLLQARAERDQIASRLGPTVSAGGAIEALRSSRALDWPPGIGQSRTYRLGFDASWELDIFGGTRRAIESADAQVEAIDEDRHAILVSLLAELASDYAELRASQARLQIATDNVASLDATRRLTERSERRGLGASFEVAQARAERELAQAALPPLRANVARLTHAIGVLTGGFPGELRDALNAPGATLPVAPQLPVTLPSDMISERPDVRAAERRFAAATAQIGLARAAQFPRFAIPLSLGTTASLMQDLFKSASIAWSVALEGTQTLYDGGRAKAGVSAARAAAEAARIAYAQRVRAAFREVEDALTVIYAERDRQAALVAAVGSSQDAQSRATRLYRNGLNEYLSVLIAQRATYRARDALALSRLAQVQGVIALYKALGAGWRQDAPVAQADGPPQARAR